The Brassica napus cultivar Da-Ae chromosome C7, Da-Ae, whole genome shotgun sequence genome has a segment encoding these proteins:
- the LOC106366797 gene encoding uncharacterized protein LOC106366797 isoform X1, translating to MSGDMGAEQISTNMEESLKADPDTFKDPNLVEIGSNDLPVQDMTVSDIKEEEPVGLTCGNVDLPKVETSVSCPEDISSQPSVLADSQSKVESSVSGPSSFTSEPEGISSQPCVLADSQSKVETSVSAPMSFTFEPESITSQPSDLADSQLKVETSVSGPVSFTFEPEGVSVQPSILADSQSNVEASVSDPMSSTFEPEGVSVQSSVLADSQSLQTRLQPLVPRGYSIDRSLAACRSPRSFQLTGKRKLPPESASEKPNKRVESVHHRPWLEQFYSEPAHMPSSTTLSPKTEHPPVLAKKVKQTELASQRKQVMNKKQPGPSQGSTNEGNESLRSKMKESLAAALALVHEHEGSPKEKKNTETDEASAPVAESNEPASACDGNGRILPQQSSNDTEMNYVNQSDVQKTQYDDVFPCDDGPFSGSYFSSDELLQGNGLSWVLEPVSDLEERRKENEDPNLLASKIELELYKLFGGVNKKYKEKGRSLLFNLKDKNNPELRESVMSGKISPERLCSMTAEELASKELSQWRQAKAEEMAEMVVLRDADIDVSRLVRKTHKGEFQVEVDPVESEMVDVSAGITSRSRPRAKAKSSLNKNDSQKASSDKGDMTEETDPMQGLSMDDEMKDVGFLAPIVSLDEFMESLNTEPPFGSPQHGNAVKEEVAASDSGAVSNIKSPSRSPKEACESVSPKTELQKAIVTSPKPDVGVKLGVDVSKPEEEAPLVTSSKEEHIWGGLLQLSASSVVSVTGIFKSGEKAKTSEWPTMVEVKGRVRLSAFGKFVQELPLSRSRVLMVINVVCKDGISQSQRDSLFEVAKSYVADQRVGYAEPTSGVELYLCPSRGETLDLLSKVISKDHLDEAKSSDNIGLIGLVVWRRAVSSPASRHKPGFKRQHSSLKNHQPPVVVAGTKSSVLAPVNKKSSTSLNVKNHHQPPVVAVSMGNHGCEDDDDDEDLPPGFGPAAVKDDDDDLPEFNFNPSTAPPVTSSPRQAVVPQSRSLNQVRELILKYGNSAGKQPWNGQDDDDDDIPEWQPQVSGHQIQPPPPPGPPFHSRAMARPQGQHGAGPSDGWRPNQNAPRQQQQYSARRNRGF from the exons ATGTCTGGTGATATGGGAGCTGAGCAAATCTCTACCAACATGGAGGAGAGTCTGAAAGCGGATCCAGATACTTTTAAAGATCCGAACTTGGTTGAGATAGGATCCAACGATCTTCCTGTTCAGGATATGACAGTTTCAGACATTAAAGAAGAGGAGCCTGTCGGCTTAACGTGTGGCAACGTGGACTTGCCGAAAGTGGAAACATCCGTCTCTTGTCCAGAGGACATCTCTTCTCAACCTTCTGTTCTGGCTGATTCTCAGTCGAAAGTGGAATCATCTGTCTCTGGTCCTTCGTCATTCACATCTGAGCCAGAGGGTATCTCTTCTCAGCCTTGTGTTCTTGCTGATTCTCAGTCGAAAGTGGAAACGTCTGTCTCTGCTCCTATGTCATTCACGTTTGAGCCAGAGAGCATCACTTCACAACCCTCTGATTTGGCTGATTCTCAGTTGAAAGTGGAAACATCTGTCTCTGGTCCTGTGTCATTCACGTTTGAGCCAGAGGGCGTCTCTGTTCAACCCTCAATTCTTGCTGATTCTCAGTCGAACGTAGAAGCATCTGTCTCTGATCCTATGTCATCCACGTTTGAGCCAGAGGGCGTCTCTGTTCAATCCTCAGTTCTTGCTGATTCTCAATCTTTGCAGACTCGTTTGCAACCTCTCGTTCCGCGTGGATATTCGATAGATAGATCATTAGCTGCCTGTCGTAGTCCAAGGTCATTTCAGCTGACGGGGAAGCGAAAGTTACCACCAGAGTCTGCATCTGAGAAACCAAACAAGCGAGTAGAATCAGTGCATCACAGACCATGGCTAGAACAATTTTACTCAGAGCCAGCTCATATGCCATCATCCACTACTCTGTCCCCCAAGACAGAACATCCACCAGTGCTTGCCAAGAAAGTGAAGCAAACGGAACTCGCTTCCCAGAGGAAGCAAGTGATGAACAAGAAGCAACCAGGCCCATCACAAGGGTCAACAAACGAAGGAAACGAGTCTTTGAGATCGAAAATGAAGGAGTCATTAGCAGCCGCCTTGGCTTTGGTTCATGAGCACGAGGGATCTCCCAAAGAGAAAAAGAATACAGAAACTGATGAAGCAAGTGCTCCAGTAGCTGAAAGTAATGAACCTGCCTCAGCCTGTGATGGCAACGGAAGAATATTGCCGCAACAGAGTTCCAATGACACAGAGATGAACTATGTTAACCAATCAGATGTACAGAAAACTCAATATGATGATGTTTTCCCCTGTGACGATGGTCCTTTCAGCGGTAGTTATTTCTCCAGCGATGAGCTTCTACAGGGTAACGGCCTCTCATGGGTTTTGGAACCTGTTTCAGATCTTGAGGAGAGGAGAAAGGAGAACGAGGATCCAAACCTCTTGGCATCTAAAATAGAGTTGGAACTGTATAAGCTCTTTGGAGGCGTTAACAAGAAGTACAAAGAGAAGGGAAGATCTCTCTTATTCAATTTGAAAGATAAAAACAACCCTGAGCTAAGAGAAAGCGTCATGTCCGGGAAGATCTCTCCGGAGAGATTATGTTCCATGACGGCTGAGGAGCTTGCTTCTAAGGAGCTTTCTCAGTGGAGACAAGCGAAAGCGGAAGAGATGGCTGAGATGGTTGTCCTGAGGGATGCAGATATTGATGTGAGTCGTCTTGTGAGGAAAACGCATAAAGGTGAGTTCCAGGTGGAGGTTGATCCTGTTGAGAGTGAGATGGTGGATGTCTCTGCTGGGATCACCTCACGTAGTAGACCTCGAGCCAAAGCCAAGtccagtttaaataaaaatgactcGCAGAAGGCAAGTTCTGACAAGGGAGACATGACGGAGGAGACTGATCCAATGCAAGGTTTGTCGATGGATGATGAGATGAAGGATGTGGGTTTCCTTGCTCCAATTGTATCGCTTGACGAGTTCATGGAGTCTCTGAACACAGAACCTCCTTTTGGAAGCCCACAACATGGGAATGCTGTAAAGGAGGAAGTGGCTGCATCTGACTCTGGAGCTGTGTCAAATATAAAGTCTCCTTCGAGATCTCCAAAGGAAGCTTGTGAGAGTGTTTCTCCTAAAACAGAACTCCAAAAGGCTATTGTAACTTCTCCAAAACCGGATGTGGGTGTCAAACTCGGTGTTGATGTCTCTAAGCCAGAAGAAGAAGCACCTTTGGTTACTAGCTCTAAAGAAGAACATATATGGGGTGGTCTACTTCAGCTTAGTGCATCTTCAGTTGTCTCAGTCACCGGAATTTTCAAGAG TGGTGAGAAAGCAAAAACAAGCGAGTGGCCAACGATGGTGGAGGTAAAGGGTAGAGTGAGACTGAGTGCGTTTGGGAAGTTTGTGCAAGAGCTTCCATTGTCTAGAAGCCGTGTCTTAATG GTAATAAACGTGGTTTGTAAGGATGGCATCTCTCAGAGCCAGCGTGACAGCCTTTTTGAG GTTGCTAAGTCGTACGTTGCTGACCAAAGAGTTGGTTACGCTGAGCCAACTTCAGGCGTGGAGCTTTACCTCTGCCCTTCACGTGGAGAGACTCTAGACTTACTGAGCAAAGTCATCTCCAAGGACCACCTCGATGAGGCCAAATCTTCAGACAACATCGGTTTGATCGGCCTTGTTGTCTGGAGGCGTGCAGTCTCGTCTCCTGCCTCACGTCATAAGCCCGGATTCAAACGTCAGCACTCTTCTTTAAAGAATCATCAGCCTCCTGTTGTTGTTGCTGGCACCAAGAGCTCAGTGTTGGCTCCAGTAAACAAAAAGTCTAGTACTAGTCTGAATGTAAAGAATCATCATCAGCCTCCTGTTGTTGCTGTTAGTATGGGGAATCATGGttgtgaagatgatgatgatgatgaagatttGCCACCTGGATTTGGTCCAGCTGCTGTGAAAGACGACGATGATGACTTACCAGAGTTTAACTTCAATCCCTCCACTGCACCACCGGTTACTTCTTCTCCCCGGCAAGCAGTGGTGCCTCAGTCTCGGTCTTTGAATCAAGTAAGGGAGCTCATACTCAAGTACGGAAACTCAGCAGGTAAACAACCATGGAATGGTCAGGATGATGACGATGACGATATTCCTGAATGGCAACCTCAAGTCTCAGGCCACCAGATTCAACCTCCACCACCTCCTGGTCCTCCATTTCATAGCAGAGCCATGGCCAGACCACAAGGACAACATGGTGCTGGACCATCAGATGGATGGAGACCCAATCAAAACGCACCTAGGCAACAACAACAGTACAGTGCACGTAGGAACAGAGGATTTTGA
- the LOC106366799 gene encoding serine/threonine protein phosphatase 2A 57 kDa regulatory subunit B' kappa isoform-like: MYKIFLRKSKPSKPDSSEELSPSSSDPVQLPGANGVVSAPPVRSNSGKRMSSAVFPASVVSGIEPLLPFKDVPNSEKLNLFVSKVSLCCVTFDFSDPNKNSIEKLVKRQTLLELLDFVASGSVRFTEPAILAMCRMCAVNLFRVFPPSYRSSGGENNDDDEPVFDPAWPHLQIVYDLLLKFITSPCLDAKIAKKYLDNAFIVRLLDLFDSEDPRERECLKTILHRVYGKFMVHRPFIRRAMSNIFHRFVFETEKHSGIAELLEFLGSIVSGFALPLKEEHKIFLWRVLIPLHKPKSLGNYFQQLSFCVTQFIDKEPKLGSVVIKGLLKFWPITNSQKEVMFLGEVEEIVEAMSVVEFEKVMVPLFCRIACCVNSCHFQVSERALFLWNNDQIVDLIAHNRQAILPIMFTALEKNAESHWNQSVLNLTLNVRKMFCEMDEALFMSCHARFQEDEAKQSSEAEKRKETWERLEKAASVMPITGKTAVLVTPLATSIAC, from the exons ATGTACAAGATATTCCTGAGGAAGAGTAAGCCTTCAAAACCCGACTCATCAGAAGAGCTCTCTCCTTCCAGCTCGGATCCGGTTCAGTTACCCGGAGCCAACGGTGTGGTCTCCGCGCCGCCCGTTCGGTCCAACTCAGGGAAGCGTATGTCCTCTGCCGTCTTCCCAGCGAGCGTGGTTTCTGGAATAGAGCCTTTGCTTCCCTTCAAAGACGTACCAAACTCCGAGAAACTGAACCTCTTCGTCAGCAAAGTCAGCCTCTGCTGCGTCACGTTTGATTTCTCCGACCCGAACAAAAACTCCATCGAGAAGCTTGTGAAGAGGCAGACTCTGCTGGAGCTTCTTGACTTCGTAGCTTCTGGTTCCGTTAGGTTCACCGAGCCGGCTATTCTCGCAATGTGTAGAATGTGCGCTGTGAATCTCTTTAGGGTCTTCCCTCCCAGTTACCGGTCTAGTGGCGGTGAGAATAACGATGATGATGAGCCTGTGTTCGACCCTGCCTGGCCTCATCTGCAGATCGTCTACGATCTCTTGCTTAAGTTCATCACCTCTCCTTGTCTAGATGCCAAGATTGCAAAGAAGTATCTTGACAATGCCTTCATTGTGAGGCTGCTTGACTTGTTTGATTCAGAGGATCCTAGAGAGCGAGAGTGTTTGAAGACGATCCTGCATCGTGTCTACGGTAAATTCATGGTTCACAGGCCGTTTATCCGGAGGGCGATGAGCAATATCTTCCACCGGTTTGTGTTTGAGACGGAGAAGCATAGCGGAATCGCCGAGCTTCTTGAGTTTCTGGGGAGTATAGTGAGCGGATTCGCGCTGCCTTTGAAAGAGGAGCACAAGATCTTCTTGTGGAGAGTGTTGATTCCACTCCACAAGCCTAAGTCTCTTGGGAACTACTTCCAGCAGCTGTCTTTCTGCGTCACTCAGTTTATAGATAAGGAGCCGAAGCTGGGGAGTGTTGTGATCAAAGGTTTGTTGAAGTTCTGGCCTATCACTAACAGCCAGAAGGAAGTGATGTTTCTTGGGGAGGTTGAGGAGATTGTTGAGGCGATGAGCGTGGTGGAGTTTGAAAAAGTGATGGTTCCGTTGTTCTGCAGGATTGCTTGTTGTGTCAACAGTTGCCACTTTCAG GTCTCTGAAAGAGCGTTGTTCTTGTGGAACAACGATCAGATTGTGGATTTGATTGCGCACAACAGGCAAGCCATCTTACCGATCATGTTCACTGCCTTGGAGAAGAACGCTGAGAGCCACTGGAACCAGTCGGTGCTGAACCTGACCCTAAATGTGAGGAAAATGTTCTGCGAAATGGACGAGGCTCTCTTCATGTCTTGCCACGCACGCTTTCAAGAGGACGAGGCAAAGCAAAGTTCTGAAGCggagaaaaggaaagaaactTGGGAAAGGTTAGAGAAGGCAGCAAGTGTGATGCCTATAACTGGAAAGACAGCTGTTCTAGTAACTCCTTTAGCAACCTCCATTGCCTGCTAA
- the LOC106366797 gene encoding uncharacterized protein LOC106366797 isoform X2, which yields MSGDMGAEQISTNMEESLKADPDTFKDPNLVEIGSNDLPVQDMTVSDIKEEEPVGLTCGNVDLPKVETSVSCPEDISSQPSVLADSQSKVESSVSGPSSFTSEPEGISSQPCVLADSQSKVETSVSAPMSFTFEPESITSQPSDLADSQLKVETSVSGPVSFTFEPEGVSVQPSILADSQSNVEASVSDPMSSTFEPEGVSVQSSVLADSQSLQTRLQPLVPRGYSIDRSLAACRSPRSFQLTGKRKLPPESASEKPNKRVESVHHRPWLEQFYSEPAHMPSSTTLSPKTEHPPVLAKKVKQTELASQRKQVMNKKQPGPSQGSTNEGNESLRSKMKESLAAALALVHEHEGSPKEKKNTETDEASAPVAESNEPASACDGNGRILPQQSSNDTEMNYVNQSDVQKTQYDDVFPCDDGPFSGSYFSSDELLQGNGLSWVLEPVSDLEERRKENEDPNLLASKIELELYKLFGGVNKKYKEKGRSLLFNLKDKNNPELRESVMSGKISPERLCSMTAEELASKELSQWRQAKAEEMAEMVVLRDADIDVSRLVRKTHKGEFQVEVDPVESEMVDVSAGITSRSRPRAKAKSSLNKNDSQKASSDKGDMTEETDPMQGLSMDDEMKDVGFLAPIVSLDEFMESLNTEPPFGSPQHGNAVKEEVAASDSGAVSNIKSPSRSPKEACESVSPKTELQKAIVTSPKPDVGVKLGVDVSKPEEEAPLVTSSKEEHIWGGLLQLSASSVVSVTGIFKSGEKAKTSEWPTMVEVKGRVRLSAFGKFVQELPLSRSRVLMTQ from the exons ATGTCTGGTGATATGGGAGCTGAGCAAATCTCTACCAACATGGAGGAGAGTCTGAAAGCGGATCCAGATACTTTTAAAGATCCGAACTTGGTTGAGATAGGATCCAACGATCTTCCTGTTCAGGATATGACAGTTTCAGACATTAAAGAAGAGGAGCCTGTCGGCTTAACGTGTGGCAACGTGGACTTGCCGAAAGTGGAAACATCCGTCTCTTGTCCAGAGGACATCTCTTCTCAACCTTCTGTTCTGGCTGATTCTCAGTCGAAAGTGGAATCATCTGTCTCTGGTCCTTCGTCATTCACATCTGAGCCAGAGGGTATCTCTTCTCAGCCTTGTGTTCTTGCTGATTCTCAGTCGAAAGTGGAAACGTCTGTCTCTGCTCCTATGTCATTCACGTTTGAGCCAGAGAGCATCACTTCACAACCCTCTGATTTGGCTGATTCTCAGTTGAAAGTGGAAACATCTGTCTCTGGTCCTGTGTCATTCACGTTTGAGCCAGAGGGCGTCTCTGTTCAACCCTCAATTCTTGCTGATTCTCAGTCGAACGTAGAAGCATCTGTCTCTGATCCTATGTCATCCACGTTTGAGCCAGAGGGCGTCTCTGTTCAATCCTCAGTTCTTGCTGATTCTCAATCTTTGCAGACTCGTTTGCAACCTCTCGTTCCGCGTGGATATTCGATAGATAGATCATTAGCTGCCTGTCGTAGTCCAAGGTCATTTCAGCTGACGGGGAAGCGAAAGTTACCACCAGAGTCTGCATCTGAGAAACCAAACAAGCGAGTAGAATCAGTGCATCACAGACCATGGCTAGAACAATTTTACTCAGAGCCAGCTCATATGCCATCATCCACTACTCTGTCCCCCAAGACAGAACATCCACCAGTGCTTGCCAAGAAAGTGAAGCAAACGGAACTCGCTTCCCAGAGGAAGCAAGTGATGAACAAGAAGCAACCAGGCCCATCACAAGGGTCAACAAACGAAGGAAACGAGTCTTTGAGATCGAAAATGAAGGAGTCATTAGCAGCCGCCTTGGCTTTGGTTCATGAGCACGAGGGATCTCCCAAAGAGAAAAAGAATACAGAAACTGATGAAGCAAGTGCTCCAGTAGCTGAAAGTAATGAACCTGCCTCAGCCTGTGATGGCAACGGAAGAATATTGCCGCAACAGAGTTCCAATGACACAGAGATGAACTATGTTAACCAATCAGATGTACAGAAAACTCAATATGATGATGTTTTCCCCTGTGACGATGGTCCTTTCAGCGGTAGTTATTTCTCCAGCGATGAGCTTCTACAGGGTAACGGCCTCTCATGGGTTTTGGAACCTGTTTCAGATCTTGAGGAGAGGAGAAAGGAGAACGAGGATCCAAACCTCTTGGCATCTAAAATAGAGTTGGAACTGTATAAGCTCTTTGGAGGCGTTAACAAGAAGTACAAAGAGAAGGGAAGATCTCTCTTATTCAATTTGAAAGATAAAAACAACCCTGAGCTAAGAGAAAGCGTCATGTCCGGGAAGATCTCTCCGGAGAGATTATGTTCCATGACGGCTGAGGAGCTTGCTTCTAAGGAGCTTTCTCAGTGGAGACAAGCGAAAGCGGAAGAGATGGCTGAGATGGTTGTCCTGAGGGATGCAGATATTGATGTGAGTCGTCTTGTGAGGAAAACGCATAAAGGTGAGTTCCAGGTGGAGGTTGATCCTGTTGAGAGTGAGATGGTGGATGTCTCTGCTGGGATCACCTCACGTAGTAGACCTCGAGCCAAAGCCAAGtccagtttaaataaaaatgactcGCAGAAGGCAAGTTCTGACAAGGGAGACATGACGGAGGAGACTGATCCAATGCAAGGTTTGTCGATGGATGATGAGATGAAGGATGTGGGTTTCCTTGCTCCAATTGTATCGCTTGACGAGTTCATGGAGTCTCTGAACACAGAACCTCCTTTTGGAAGCCCACAACATGGGAATGCTGTAAAGGAGGAAGTGGCTGCATCTGACTCTGGAGCTGTGTCAAATATAAAGTCTCCTTCGAGATCTCCAAAGGAAGCTTGTGAGAGTGTTTCTCCTAAAACAGAACTCCAAAAGGCTATTGTAACTTCTCCAAAACCGGATGTGGGTGTCAAACTCGGTGTTGATGTCTCTAAGCCAGAAGAAGAAGCACCTTTGGTTACTAGCTCTAAAGAAGAACATATATGGGGTGGTCTACTTCAGCTTAGTGCATCTTCAGTTGTCTCAGTCACCGGAATTTTCAAGAG TGGTGAGAAAGCAAAAACAAGCGAGTGGCCAACGATGGTGGAGGTAAAGGGTAGAGTGAGACTGAGTGCGTTTGGGAAGTTTGTGCAAGAGCTTCCATTGTCTAGAAGCCGTGTCTTAATG ACACAATAA
- the LOC106366798 gene encoding dnaJ homolog subfamily B member 1-like, protein MGLDYYNILKVNRNATEDDLKKSYRRLAMKWHPDKNPNTKLEAEAKFKQISEAYDLLSDPQKRAIYDQYGEEGLTDMPPPGSTGNNGRANGFNPRNAEDIFAEFFGSSPFDFGSAGRSMRFQSDGGGMFGGRTYSDGTVPKKPPPVESKLPCTLEELYSGSTRKMKISRSLIDTNGRQGQETEVLTIDVKPGWKKGTKIKFPDKGNETVNQLPADLVFVIDEKPHDLFKRDGNDLITSTRVTLAEAIGGTTVSINTLDGRNVPVGVTDIISPGHEHVVTGEGMPVAKEPRNKGDLKIKFDVQFPTRLTTDQKSALKRVLAG, encoded by the exons atgGGTTTGGATTATTACAACATATTGAAAGTGAACAGAAATGCAACGGAGGATGATCTGAAGAAATCTTACAGAAGATTGGCTATGAAGTGGCATCCTGACAAAAACCCCAACACCAAACTGGAAGCTGAAGCCAAATTCAAACAGATCTCCGAGGCTTATGAT ctTCTGAGCGATCCCCAGAAGCGAGCTATATATGATCAATACGGAGAAGAAGGACTAACCGATATGCCCCCTCCAGGGAGCACTGGAAACAACGGAAGAGCCAACGGTTTTAACCCTAGAAATGCAGAAGACATATTTGCTGAGTTCTTTGGAAGCAGCCCCTTTGATTTCGGATCAGCTGGAAGATCCATGAGGTTTCAATCCGACGGAGGAGGAATGTTTGGAGGAAGAACGTACAGCGATGGCACTGTGCCTAAGAAACCTCCACCTGTTGAGAGCAAACTGCCTTGTACCCTTGAAGAGCTCTACTCTGGATCAACTAGGAAAATGAAGATCTCTAGATCCCTTATTGACACCAACGG GAGACAAGGGCAAGAGACAGAGGTTCTGACGATTGATGTGAAACCGGGATGGAAGAAAGGGACCAAGATCAAGTTTCCCGACAAAGGAAACGAGACAGTGAATCAGTTACCTGCTGATTTGGTGTTTGTGATCGACGAGAAGCCTCACGATTTGTTCAAGAGAGATGGGAATGATCTCATCACAAGTACAAGAGTGACGCTTGCTGAAGCTATTGGTGGAACAACTGTGAGCATCAACACGCTAGATGGGCGTAATGTACCCGTTGGTGTCACTGACATCATCAGTCCTGGCCATGAGCATGTGGTTACTGGAGAAGGGATGCCTGTAGCTAAAGAACCTAGAAACAAAGGTgacctaaaaataaaattcgatGTTCAGTTCCCGACAAGATTGACTACGGACCAGAAGTCCGCACTCAAGCGCGTCTTAGCAGGTTGA
- the LOC106366796 gene encoding polyadenylate-binding protein-interacting protein 6-like, with translation MKPGGSALNPHAAAYVPLSKREGASASASAKPAAASTHHVQYQPYVAYGYGDQSSQMYMPKTTYSSDKQLRDEDLEMDMEIEYLSATFSDLSYESISDVYLANNGDLDATIEMLNQLEIYSTEAQEYLPDTLDIGDVPETTAPSTSSAPEQKNVSNEASASSTSSGTLKAPVSSS, from the exons ATGAAGCCAGGAGGATCAGCATTGAATCCCCACGCAGCAGCTTACGTACCACTCTCCAAAAGAGAGGGTgcttctgcttctgcttctgcAAAGCCTGCTGCTGCTTCCACACATCACGTGCAGTACCAACCCTATGTAGCATATGGTTATGGAGACCAAAGTTCTCAAATGTACATGCCAAAGACAACATACTCCTCTGACAAGCAGTTGAGGGATGAGGATTTGGAGATGGACATGGAGATTGAGTACCTTTCGGCCACGTTCTCCGATTTGTCATATGAGTCTATCAGTGATGTCTACttggccaacaatggtgatctTGATGCAACTATCGAAATGCTGAATCAGCTCGAG ATTTACAGTACTGAAGCGCAAGAATACCTTCCAGACACACTGGACATTGGCGATGTACCTGAAACCACTGCGCCTTCGACTTCCTCAGCTCCAGAACAAAAGAATGTGAGTAATGAAGCAAGTGCATCATCAACATCCTCGGGTACCCTCAAAGCTCCTGTGTCTTCCTCCTGA